The Elgaria multicarinata webbii isolate HBS135686 ecotype San Diego chromosome 1, rElgMul1.1.pri, whole genome shotgun sequence genome has a window encoding:
- the GPR88 gene encoding G protein-coupled receptor 88 has product MPNSSSSSLQLLLREEDSQGTRISFSLLYLLLAISGTLSNVVVIYLVFTFRKLRTTSNAFIVNGCIADLSVCGLWMPQEVVQGLLPSGSSTAHSEGYRLLRVGLVGLGLIASLLSHLLVALNRYVLITKPPITYQAVYQRKHTVWMVGLSWGVALLLALVLPWLQTWPPDQQEPRNATSSRSSNYTGLLIALAVLSQTVLLLRCYMGIVRRVRCSVKRVSVLNFHLLQQLPFPAAPQAPRRGQRRLSSISVLLLCLAFLLATQPLVWVSLLGFFFQPMPRGLQLASWLLFCSLSAFNPLLYTWKNEEFRRCVRLVLPGGDTSAGAAATTTALPTISLPPQETSQLATKVESMRSLVLQ; this is encoded by the coding sequence TTTATCCAATGTTGTAGTCATTTATCTGGTCTTCACCTTCCGGAAGCTACGCACCACCAGCAACGCTTTCATTGTGAATGGTTGCATTGCTGACCTGAGCGTGTGCGGCCTTTGGATGCCACAGGAAGTGGTGCAGGGGCTGCTACCTTCTGGGTCCTCTACAGCTCATTCAGAAGGCTACCGCTTACTCCGGGTTGGGCTTGTAGGCCTTGGACTCATCGCCTCGCTGCTTTCCCACCTCTTGGTGGCCCTCAACCGGTACGTCCTCATCACCAAGCCACCCATCACATACCAGGCTGTTTACCAGAGAAAACACACTGTCTGGATGGTCGGCTTGTCCTGGGGGGTTGCCCTCCTCCTTGCCTTGGTTCTGCCATGGCTGCAAACATGGCCCCCTGACCAGCAGGAGCCTAGAAATGCGACCAGCAGCAGGAGCTCTAACTACACCGGCCTGCTGATAGCCTTGGCTGTCCTCAGCCAGACAGTTCTCCTGCTCCGCTGCTACATGGGGATTGTGAGGAGAGTGCGGTGCAGTGTCAAGCGGGTCAGCGTCCTCAACTTCCACCTGCTGCAACAGCTGCCCTTCCCAGCTGCCCCGCAAGCTCCACGCCGGGGACAACGGCGCCTAAGCAGTATCTCTGTGTTGCTCCTCTGCCTTGCGTTTCTCCTGGCCACGCAGCCCCTGGTGTGGGTAAGCCTGCTGGGCTTTTTCTTCCAACCCATGCCACGGGGGCTGCAGCTGGCCAGCTGGTTGCTCTTCTGTTCTCTCTCCGCCTTCAACCCGCTGCTCTACACGTGGAAGAATGAGGAGTTTCGGCGCTGTGTGCGCTTGGTGCTCCCTGGAGGGGACACCTCAGCAGGGGCTGCGGCCACCACTACGGCCCTCCCCACGATATCTCTTCCTCCTCAGGAGACATCTCAGCTGGCTACCAAGGTAGAAAGTATGAGGAGCTTAGTACTTCAGTGA